The proteins below are encoded in one region of Alistipes indistinctus YIT 12060:
- a CDS encoding tRNA1(Val) (adenine(37)-N6)-methyltransferase, translating into MGNSYFSFKQFTVSQARSAMRVGTDGVLLGAWCDLCFSAEIMVAEGAEQTPWRILDVGTGTGVIALMAAQRVQHAQVDAVEPDEGSCLDAAQNFAGSPWSGRLRLYRTTLQEYVALVRGTVLYDRIVSNPPYFVDSLQSPDPGRNAGRHTVSLSYGELIEGVLALLAERGLFAVILPVHEGAVFEQMALERGLHVVRKLQVQTKPDVPAKRVLMEFARCQAPLRFATLVMETGRPQEYSEAYRGLTRDFYLKF; encoded by the coding sequence ATGGGGAATTCTTACTTTTCATTCAAGCAGTTTACCGTTTCCCAGGCTCGTTCGGCCATGCGGGTGGGGACGGACGGGGTATTGCTCGGGGCTTGGTGCGATCTCTGTTTTTCGGCTGAAATTATGGTTGCAGAAGGGGCCGAACAAACCCCGTGGCGCATACTGGATGTCGGTACCGGTACCGGAGTCATCGCTTTGATGGCGGCACAGAGGGTGCAGCATGCGCAGGTCGATGCTGTCGAACCGGACGAGGGAAGTTGCCTGGATGCGGCACAGAATTTTGCCGGCTCGCCGTGGAGCGGCCGTTTGCGGCTGTACCGCACAACCTTGCAGGAATACGTCGCTTTGGTTCGGGGTACGGTCCTTTACGACCGGATTGTCTCCAACCCGCCTTATTTTGTCGATTCGCTCCAGTCGCCCGATCCGGGCCGTAATGCCGGTCGGCACACCGTGTCGCTTTCTTACGGGGAGCTGATCGAAGGAGTGTTGGCTTTACTGGCGGAGCGAGGTCTTTTTGCCGTAATTCTGCCTGTCCATGAGGGTGCCGTTTTCGAACAGATGGCTTTGGAGCGAGGTTTGCATGTCGTACGCAAGTTGCAGGTCCAGACCAAACCGGACGTGCCGGCGAAACGGGTGCTGATGGAATTTGCACGCTGTCAGGCGCCGCTGCGGTTTGCGACGCTGGTCATGGAAACGGGCCGCCCGCAGGAATACAGTGAAGCCTACAGGGGCCTTACGCGTGATTTTTACCTGAAATTTTGA
- a CDS encoding FKBP-type peptidyl-prolyl cis-trans isomerase codes for MRKKVFACAVCAVIGLLAASCAKNEDESNETLRERSFEAWIQLYAPNAEKLDGGIYVEKLKSSEQPGALTPADVDTWVMINYTGRTMASGDVVVTRDPEIAKYQGTFNYYTHYTPDYVPFTPYNSIYYGSDLNLIVGNYLALGHMKEGDQWRVYIPSDLAYGSSGYSYEYSGFGGQNALGANIPVVMDLELVRVVKDPEKYEASLVQNYAVGQLNMNLTDTVRTNLYLKPISFGKDTATIKKDSTVSIYYVGRFLDGFVFDTNIEDTAKKYNLAQYASSGKYEPLSVDVGASEEEETTSTNVVVVGMDAALAKMVYGETATMVFTSTYGYGSSGQFPTFTANSSTGSVDRGTIIPPYTPLVFEVTVAPQYGDGSLLFPYTTYAVQHLLDDEVDGVWVTGYVNGVVDGSDYKQWIDTLTNITEAGIKDNLMLGNTNGSGIKPEDCFPVMLPEGKVRDALNIPDNQGTVFRQKIKVFGNIRKYKGTRGLVEVTDYRK; via the coding sequence ATGAGAAAAAAAGTTTTCGCTTGCGCCGTATGCGCCGTAATCGGGTTGCTCGCGGCCTCCTGTGCGAAAAACGAGGATGAATCCAATGAAACCTTGCGTGAACGCTCTTTCGAGGCGTGGATTCAGTTGTATGCCCCCAATGCCGAAAAGCTGGACGGCGGGATATATGTGGAGAAACTCAAATCGTCCGAGCAACCCGGAGCGTTGACGCCCGCCGATGTGGATACGTGGGTCATGATCAATTATACGGGTAGGACAATGGCTTCGGGGGATGTGGTCGTGACGCGCGATCCCGAAATTGCCAAATATCAGGGGACGTTTAACTACTACACGCATTACACACCCGACTACGTACCGTTCACTCCCTATAACAGCATTTATTACGGTTCGGATCTGAACCTTATCGTAGGCAATTATCTGGCGCTCGGGCATATGAAAGAGGGAGATCAGTGGCGTGTCTATATTCCGTCGGATCTGGCTTATGGGTCGAGCGGATACAGTTACGAATACTCCGGGTTCGGTGGACAGAACGCACTGGGCGCCAATATTCCGGTCGTTATGGACCTGGAGCTGGTTCGGGTGGTCAAGGATCCTGAAAAATACGAGGCGTCGCTGGTGCAAAACTATGCGGTGGGGCAGTTAAATATGAACCTGACCGACACCGTGCGTACGAACCTTTACCTCAAGCCGATCTCTTTCGGTAAAGACACGGCGACAATAAAAAAAGACTCTACTGTATCTATCTATTACGTGGGGCGCTTCCTCGACGGTTTCGTATTCGATACGAATATAGAGGACACGGCTAAAAAATACAACTTGGCACAGTATGCCTCTTCGGGCAAATACGAACCGTTGTCGGTCGATGTAGGAGCTTCCGAAGAAGAGGAGACGACCTCGACGAATGTCGTGGTAGTCGGTATGGATGCAGCATTAGCCAAGATGGTGTACGGGGAAACGGCCACCATGGTCTTTACTTCGACCTACGGGTACGGTTCTTCCGGACAGTTTCCCACTTTTACGGCGAACAGCTCTACCGGGAGCGTCGATAGGGGAACGATTATTCCGCCTTACACGCCGCTCGTGTTCGAGGTTACCGTGGCGCCCCAGTATGGTGACGGTTCGCTGCTCTTCCCTTATACGACCTATGCCGTGCAGCATCTGCTCGACGACGAGGTCGACGGTGTTTGGGTAACCGGTTATGTCAATGGTGTGGTGGACGGCAGCGATTACAAACAATGGATCGATACGCTTACCAATATCACGGAGGCCGGCATCAAGGACAACCTGATGCTGGGCAACACCAACGGCAGCGGGATCAAGCCCGAGGACTGCTTCCCGGTGATGCTGCCGGAAGGCAAAGTGCGCGATGCGTTGAATATTCCGGACAATCAGGGTACGGTATTCCGCCAGAAGATCAAAGTGTTCGGTAATATCCGCAAGTACAAAGGCACGCGCGGTTTGGTGGAGGTAACCGATTACCGGAAATAA
- a CDS encoding FKBP-type peptidyl-prolyl cis-trans isomerase, whose translation MRRFYVIAALAALVAGGCSKQDDTLEETQRTSFTSYLKGQQYAYTEQSGVYRYITNTDREGYGTAPVLDGESSAVIDFAVYAFSSGSSGKGELYYTNRKDLIDEESLTDLEHYWPFEPQEISLSDSRLVKGVRLGLDGCRQGDSVQLFLVSRLGYGNKPLGLVPANTPLVWDIVVNQVVK comes from the coding sequence ATGAGGCGATTTTACGTGATTGCGGCCCTGGCGGCCTTGGTGGCGGGAGGTTGTTCGAAACAGGACGATACACTGGAGGAGACCCAGCGCACATCCTTTACGAGCTACCTGAAAGGTCAGCAGTACGCTTATACGGAACAATCGGGCGTCTACCGCTATATCACCAACACCGATCGGGAAGGCTACGGTACGGCACCGGTGCTCGATGGCGAAAGTTCGGCCGTAATCGATTTTGCGGTTTATGCGTTTTCTTCGGGCAGCAGCGGTAAGGGCGAGCTTTATTATACCAATCGTAAGGATTTGATCGACGAAGAGTCGTTAACGGATCTGGAGCATTACTGGCCGTTCGAGCCCCAGGAGATTTCGCTCAGCGATTCACGCCTGGTGAAAGGCGTACGGCTCGGTTTGGACGGATGCCGCCAGGGAGATTCAGTGCAGTTGTTTCTGGTGTCCCGGCTGGGTTATGGCAATAAACCGTTGGGATTGGTTCCTGCCAATACGCCATTGGTGTGGGATATAGTAGTGAATCAAGTGGTTAAATAG
- a CDS encoding inorganic phosphate transporter, which yields MDSMYMIIVGIMMTLAITGLVVGVANDAVNFLNSALGSKVAPRYVIMTVASVGIIVGAITSSGMMEVARSGVFHPEMFSFSEVMMLFLAVMFMNVILLDVFNTLGMPTSTTVSLVFGLLGAAVSVSVYKITHSDLHTMADLATYINTGKAMAIISGILLSVAIAFVCGTTVMYITRLIFSYRYQRKIKTVGAVWCGIAITAISYFAIFKGLKDSSLMNPALMAWMDTHILALLGILLVGWSIIMSILSMLKVNILKITVLAGTLSLALAFAGNDLVNFIGVFVAGFDSYENVIVHGSGDVNTLMGSLNGAVTTRPIILFLSGAIMVVTLWFSKKAQTVSDTEINLARQDAGAERFGSTSVSRALVRSALNCNKTYEKYTPKRLQRFIESRFVPVYSPETKDKASFDLIRATVNLTVASILISMATSLQLPLSTTYVTFMVAMGSSLADRAWGRESAVYRITGVLTVIAGWFLTALIAFTIAFLVALGLMWGGMIAVVLFACLCAYLLVQSSILHSRKVKKQAEKMAEEEADGPEQTVIERCVHEVSETMLKVTEIYQQTLVGLFDEDRKLLKQMVRESEELYRIAHERKHEMLPTLFKLQENYIETGHYYVQVIDYMNEVTKALVHITRPSFDHINNNHEGMTKEQVADLQQVNEKVSSIYQKINTMLENNDFSQLDAILQMRDKLFDTLAAAIKSQIKRVKAKTTTTRSSILYLTIINETKTMVLQTRNLLKSQRYFMSGE from the coding sequence ATGGATAGTATGTACATGATCATCGTGGGGATCATGATGACCCTGGCCATTACCGGGCTGGTGGTCGGAGTGGCCAACGATGCGGTGAACTTCCTTAACTCGGCTTTGGGTTCGAAGGTCGCTCCGCGCTATGTCATCATGACGGTTGCCTCGGTAGGTATCATCGTCGGGGCGATCACCTCCAGCGGTATGATGGAAGTAGCCCGCAGCGGGGTGTTCCATCCCGAAATGTTCTCTTTCTCCGAGGTGATGATGCTGTTCCTGGCCGTCATGTTCATGAATGTGATTCTGCTCGACGTCTTCAATACGCTGGGCATGCCCACTTCGACGACCGTTTCGCTGGTGTTCGGATTGCTGGGCGCGGCCGTGAGCGTATCGGTTTACAAGATCACGCACAGCGACCTGCACACGATGGCGGACCTGGCCACGTATATCAATACGGGTAAGGCTATGGCGATCATTTCGGGGATCCTCCTTTCGGTGGCGATCGCTTTTGTCTGCGGTACTACGGTGATGTACATTACACGCCTGATTTTTTCATACCGTTACCAGCGAAAGATCAAGACGGTAGGAGCCGTGTGGTGCGGTATCGCCATCACCGCGATTTCCTATTTCGCGATCTTCAAGGGCCTGAAAGACTCTTCGCTGATGAATCCCGCGCTGATGGCTTGGATGGATACCCATATTCTGGCCTTGCTGGGCATTCTGCTGGTGGGATGGAGCATCATCATGTCGATCCTCAGCATGCTGAAGGTGAATATCCTGAAGATTACCGTCCTGGCCGGCACTTTGTCGCTGGCATTGGCATTCGCGGGTAACGACCTGGTGAACTTTATCGGTGTGTTCGTGGCCGGGTTCGATTCCTATGAGAACGTGATCGTGCATGGTTCCGGGGATGTCAATACGCTGATGGGCAGCCTGAACGGTGCGGTGACGACGCGTCCGATAATCCTGTTCCTGTCTGGAGCGATTATGGTCGTAACACTGTGGTTTTCGAAAAAGGCGCAGACGGTTTCCGATACGGAAATCAACCTGGCCCGGCAGGATGCCGGTGCGGAGCGGTTCGGTTCCACCTCGGTGTCGCGCGCGCTTGTTCGAAGCGCCCTGAACTGCAACAAAACTTATGAAAAATATACCCCCAAACGTTTGCAGCGTTTTATCGAAAGCCGCTTTGTTCCGGTCTACTCACCAGAGACCAAGGACAAAGCGTCTTTTGATTTGATACGTGCCACGGTGAATCTGACGGTCGCCTCGATCCTGATCTCGATGGCTACGTCGTTGCAGTTGCCTCTTTCGACGACTTACGTTACCTTTATGGTAGCGATGGGTTCGTCGTTGGCCGACCGTGCCTGGGGACGCGAGAGCGCAGTGTACCGGATCACCGGAGTACTGACCGTAATAGCAGGCTGGTTCCTTACAGCGCTGATCGCCTTTACCATCGCCTTCCTGGTAGCTCTGGGCCTGATGTGGGGCGGTATGATCGCAGTGGTGCTGTTTGCTTGCCTGTGCGCGTACCTGCTCGTTCAAAGTTCTATTCTGCACAGCCGCAAAGTGAAGAAACAGGCAGAGAAGATGGCAGAGGAAGAGGCTGACGGACCGGAGCAGACGGTGATCGAGCGTTGCGTGCACGAAGTATCGGAAACGATGCTCAAAGTGACTGAAATCTATCAGCAGACGCTCGTAGGGCTGTTCGACGAAGACCGTAAGTTGCTCAAGCAGATGGTGCGCGAATCCGAGGAGCTGTACCGGATTGCCCATGAACGCAAGCATGAGATGCTGCCGACGCTTTTCAAACTGCAGGAAAACTATATCGAGACGGGGCACTATTATGTACAGGTCATCGATTACATGAACGAGGTGACCAAAGCGCTCGTACACATCACGCGGCCCAGTTTCGACCACATCAACAACAACCATGAGGGGATGACCAAGGAACAGGTGGCCGATTTGCAGCAGGTTAATGAGAAAGTGAGTAGCATTTATCAGAAAATCAACACGATGTTGGAGAACAACGATTTCTCGCAGCTCGATGCGATTCTCCAGATGCGCGATAAACTGTTCGATACGTTGGCTGCCGCGATCAAGAGCCAGATCAAGCGGGTCAAGGCCAAAACGACCACTACACGCAGCAGTATCCTCTACCTGACCATTATCAACGAAACGAAGACGATGGTGCTGCAAACCCGGAACCTGCTCAAGTCGCAGCGTTATTTCATGTCCGGGGAGTAG
- the ruvA gene encoding Holliday junction branch migration protein RuvA has product MYDYIRGVVDRLTPAEAVIEAGGVGYSLNISLQTYASIGSSETVKLYTHFIVREDAQILYGFYSLAEREVFRALIGVSGVGGNTARMILSTFSSDEVRTIISTGQADVLKSVKGLGIKTAQKIIVELRDKLGVLPGGDAQLPMQAAGGESFAEALSALMMLGFAKPASEKVLRALVKEQPQAQVEELIRMALKRL; this is encoded by the coding sequence ATGTACGATTATATCAGGGGCGTTGTCGACCGGCTGACGCCCGCCGAAGCGGTGATCGAAGCCGGCGGGGTGGGGTACAGCCTCAATATCTCGCTGCAAACTTACGCCAGCATCGGTTCCTCCGAAACAGTCAAGCTCTACACTCATTTTATCGTCCGCGAGGACGCGCAAATCCTGTACGGGTTTTATTCGCTTGCGGAGCGCGAAGTATTTCGGGCGCTGATCGGCGTGTCGGGCGTGGGCGGAAATACGGCACGTATGATTTTGTCGACTTTTTCATCGGACGAGGTGCGCACGATTATCTCCACCGGGCAGGCCGATGTGCTCAAGAGCGTGAAAGGGCTCGGTATCAAGACTGCGCAGAAAATTATCGTCGAATTGCGTGATAAATTGGGGGTATTGCCGGGAGGCGATGCACAGTTGCCGATGCAGGCGGCGGGAGGAGAATCGTTCGCCGAAGCGCTTTCGGCGCTGATGATGCTCGGATTTGCCAAACCGGCCTCCGAAAAGGTGCTGCGCGCACTGGTCAAAGAACAGCCCCAGGCGCAGGTCGAAGAGCTGATCCGCATGGCGCTTAAACGCCTTTAA
- a CDS encoding OmpH family outer membrane protein, with translation MKNLLLAASAVALLAATGCSDKKGGSVAMSGADTVTTAASASVAYFNIDSLISKYDMYTDLRSAYEEKAKKADAELTSKGRALERGVRDYQEKVQNGLVTRAQAQGIEENLNRQQQAFVQHRDQVMGEMAEEEQVLLNQIHFSITEYLKEFNKDYRYSVILSTSTGGPIYNADPKLDITTVLLEGLNKKYAADKGKNKNALPAAPKTEETKPAK, from the coding sequence ATGAAAAATCTTCTGTTGGCCGCGTCGGCGGTCGCCCTGCTCGCCGCCACAGGCTGCTCGGACAAAAAGGGAGGCTCTGTCGCAATGTCGGGAGCCGATACCGTTACCACTGCCGCCAGCGCCAGCGTCGCTTATTTCAATATCGACTCGCTGATCAGCAAATACGATATGTACACCGACCTGCGTTCGGCTTACGAAGAGAAGGCCAAGAAAGCCGATGCGGAACTGACTTCGAAAGGACGTGCCCTCGAACGCGGGGTCCGCGACTACCAGGAGAAGGTGCAGAACGGATTGGTAACCCGTGCGCAGGCACAAGGTATCGAAGAGAACCTGAACCGCCAGCAGCAGGCTTTCGTACAGCACCGCGACCAGGTAATGGGCGAGATGGCCGAAGAGGAGCAGGTACTGCTCAACCAGATTCACTTCAGCATCACCGAATACCTCAAGGAGTTCAACAAGGACTACCGTTACAGCGTTATCCTCAGCACATCGACCGGCGGCCCGATCTACAATGCCGATCCCAAACTCGACATCACCACGGTTCTGCTCGAAGGACTGAACAAAAAATATGCGGCCGACAAGGGAAAAAACAAAAACGCGCTGCCCGCCGCTCCCAAAACGGAAGAGACCAAACCCGCAAAATAA
- the coaE gene encoding dephospho-CoA kinase (Dephospho-CoA kinase (CoaE) performs the final step in coenzyme A biosynthesis.), which yields MKKIGITGGIGSGKSTVCRVFAMLGAAVYDSDREARRLMNRDPQLIMRISSLFGPEAYRDGELNRSYVAAAVFNDPALLAQLNGIVHPAVAADFQQWSLQQHAPYVIEESAILFEAGADRQMDATVAVVAPEEVRIRRTCLRDGTDETAVRARIARQMGDEERVSRADHVLIADESRLLIPQIIELHNLFIR from the coding sequence ATGAAAAAGATCGGCATAACAGGAGGAATCGGCAGCGGCAAAAGCACCGTGTGCCGCGTATTCGCCATGCTCGGAGCCGCCGTGTACGATTCGGACCGCGAAGCCCGGAGACTGATGAACCGGGATCCGCAACTGATTATGCGGATAAGTTCGTTGTTCGGCCCCGAAGCATATCGGGACGGCGAGTTGAACCGTTCGTACGTCGCCGCAGCCGTTTTCAACGATCCCGCCCTGCTCGCGCAACTCAACGGAATCGTCCATCCGGCCGTAGCCGCCGATTTCCAGCAATGGAGCCTGCAACAACACGCGCCTTATGTCATCGAAGAGAGTGCGATCCTCTTTGAAGCCGGGGCCGACCGCCAGATGGACGCCACGGTCGCCGTGGTAGCGCCCGAAGAGGTACGCATCCGGCGCACCTGCCTGCGCGACGGCACGGACGAAACGGCCGTCCGTGCACGGATCGCACGCCAGATGGGCGACGAAGAACGCGTCTCGCGCGCAGACCACGTTCTGATAGCCGACGAGAGCAGGCTGCTGATTCCGCAAATTATCGAACTGCACAACCTTTTCATCCGATGA
- the folP gene encoding dihydropteroate synthase, whose protein sequence is MTTLTVGSHRIDLSIPAVMTIVNVTPDSFYAGSRTASTETIAARVREAAAAGTSMLDVGGYSSRPGAEDVSPGEETRRLAAALEVIRREVPELPVSLDTFRAEVAERIIRDYGPCLINDITAGEADPSMFGTAARLGVPYIAMHMRGMPDNMQQLTDYRDITAEVCSYFEEKMQRLQEAGVQQVILDPGFGFAKTVEQNYELLARMHRLTGLGCPLLAGISRKSMIYKVLDTDPADALTGTTALHWECLRQGAAILRVHDTREAVQVVRLWRKFRENS, encoded by the coding sequence ATGACCACACTAACCGTCGGCTCCCACCGGATCGACTTGTCTATCCCCGCCGTGATGACCATCGTCAATGTCACGCCGGATTCGTTTTACGCAGGCAGCCGCACCGCATCGACCGAAACAATCGCCGCACGGGTCCGCGAAGCCGCCGCGGCCGGGACCTCGATGCTCGATGTGGGCGGGTACTCGTCACGCCCCGGAGCGGAAGACGTTTCCCCCGGCGAGGAGACCCGCCGCCTCGCTGCGGCCCTGGAGGTGATCCGCCGCGAAGTACCGGAATTACCCGTTTCGCTCGACACGTTCCGGGCCGAAGTAGCCGAAAGGATCATCCGCGACTATGGCCCCTGCCTGATCAACGACATTACCGCCGGAGAGGCCGATCCGTCCATGTTCGGCACCGCCGCCCGCCTCGGGGTGCCCTACATCGCGATGCATATGCGGGGAATGCCCGACAACATGCAGCAACTGACCGATTACCGCGATATCACGGCCGAAGTCTGTTCCTATTTCGAAGAGAAAATGCAACGGCTGCAAGAGGCCGGAGTGCAGCAGGTAATTCTTGACCCGGGATTCGGTTTCGCCAAGACCGTCGAACAGAATTATGAACTGCTCGCCCGGATGCACCGCCTAACCGGACTCGGCTGTCCGCTGCTCGCCGGGATATCGCGCAAAAGTATGATCTACAAAGTGCTCGACACCGACCCGGCCGATGCGCTAACCGGCACCACGGCACTGCATTGGGAGTGCCTGCGGCAAGGCGCCGCGATCCTGCGGGTACACGACACCCGCGAAGCGGTACAGGTCGTGCGGCTGTGGCGGAAATTCCGCGAAAATTCGTAA
- a CDS encoding ABC transporter ATP-binding protein produces the protein MIETKDVHKSFGTLEVLKGIDLRIDKGEVVSIVGPSGAGKTTLLQILGTLSRPTSGEVMIDGTPVQMLSDKQISKFRNTKIGFVFQFHHLLPEFTAMENVCIPGYIARRDRTDVERQARELLEMLGMEHRTEHKPAELSGGEQQRVAIARALINSPAVLLADEPSGNLDTKNKEEIHKLFFTLRDTLGQTVVIVTHDEQLARMSDREIMMVDGWIRP, from the coding sequence ATGATCGAGACCAAAGACGTACACAAAAGTTTCGGGACGCTCGAAGTCCTCAAGGGCATCGACTTACGTATAGACAAAGGCGAGGTGGTTTCCATCGTAGGACCGAGCGGTGCGGGGAAAACGACGCTGCTGCAAATCCTGGGTACGCTGAGCCGCCCCACTTCGGGCGAAGTGATGATCGACGGCACGCCGGTACAGATGCTTTCGGACAAACAAATTTCGAAATTCCGCAACACGAAGATCGGCTTCGTATTCCAGTTCCACCACCTGCTGCCCGAATTTACCGCGATGGAGAACGTCTGCATCCCGGGCTATATCGCACGACGCGACCGGACGGACGTCGAACGGCAGGCCCGCGAACTGCTCGAAATGCTTGGCATGGAGCACCGCACCGAACACAAACCCGCAGAACTCTCGGGCGGGGAACAGCAACGCGTCGCCATCGCGCGTGCACTGATCAATTCACCTGCCGTACTGCTGGCCGACGAACCCTCGGGCAATCTCGACACGAAAAACAAAGAGGAGATACACAAACTCTTCTTCACACTGCGCGACACGCTGGGACAGACGGTCGTAATCGTCACACACGACGAACAACTGGCCCGGATGTCCGACCGGGAGATCATGATGGTCGACGGGTGGATCCGCCCCTGA